One Owenweeksia hongkongensis DSM 17368 genomic region harbors:
- a CDS encoding alkaline phosphatase, with translation MKVNFISLAFALVVLATCSSFINKDEYQKPKNIIIMIGDGMGLSQMSAAYYYGDKEPNFSRFPIVGLSRTSSSSDKITDSAAGATAISAGKKTYNGAIGLDEDKKCVETLLEYFSKEGKSTGLVATSSITHATPASFFAHEKSRNSASSIAKQMLESPVDFFAGGGLKYFQKGSLIQDLEEKGFTINTTELDKKAPKIEGGRLGYILADDGMPKMIEGRGEYLKNASELAIDFLKDDEDGFFMMIEGSQIDWGGHANNSKYVISEVLDFDQTVGAVLDFARKDGKTLVIVTADHETGGFTLAAEEKKVPFQGTKRDYNSIAPRFSTGGHSAAMVPVLAYGPGAEKFAGIYENTEIHAKILELVK, from the coding sequence ATGAAAGTAAACTTTATCTCTCTGGCATTTGCTCTAGTGGTTTTAGCAACATGTTCTTCTTTTATCAATAAAGATGAATACCAAAAACCCAAAAACATAATAATAATGATTGGTGACGGAATGGGCCTAAGCCAGATGTCGGCAGCATATTATTATGGAGATAAGGAGCCAAATTTTTCGCGCTTTCCAATTGTGGGTCTAAGTCGTACCTCTTCCAGTTCAGATAAGATAACAGATTCGGCAGCAGGAGCCACTGCAATATCAGCAGGGAAAAAAACCTACAATGGAGCTATTGGACTTGATGAGGATAAAAAGTGCGTGGAAACTTTGTTAGAGTATTTCTCTAAGGAAGGAAAAAGCACAGGTTTGGTGGCTACATCATCGATTACTCACGCCACTCCGGCCTCATTTTTCGCACATGAGAAATCAAGGAATAGTGCTTCTAGTATTGCTAAACAAATGTTGGAATCACCAGTGGATTTCTTTGCAGGTGGAGGACTTAAATATTTTCAAAAAGGGAGCTTAATTCAGGATTTGGAAGAAAAAGGTTTTACCATCAATACTACCGAATTGGATAAAAAAGCTCCAAAAATTGAAGGAGGAAGATTGGGATATATTTTGGCTGATGATGGAATGCCAAAAATGATAGAAGGGCGTGGGGAGTATTTGAAAAATGCCAGCGAGTTAGCTATTGATTTTTTGAAGGATGATGAAGATGGCTTCTTCATGATGATTGAAGGATCGCAGATTGATTGGGGTGGCCATGCCAATAATTCTAAATATGTAATTTCAGAAGTGCTTGATTTTGATCAGACGGTGGGAGCCGTTTTAGACTTTGCTCGTAAGGATGGGAAAACTTTGGTGATAGTTACTGCAGATCATGAAACCGGAGGTTTTACGCTTGCTGCTGAAGAAAAGAAAGTTCCTTTTCAAGGAACAAAGCGTGACTATAACTCTATTGCTCCAAGGTTTTCTACAGGAGGGCATAGCGCAGCAATGGTACCTGTTTTAGCTTATGGGCCAGGAGCGGAAAAGTTTGCGGGTATTTATGAAAACACCGAGATACACGCTAAAATTTTAGAATTGGTAAAATAG
- the tatC gene encoding twin-arginine translocase subunit TatC has product MAKGNTGEMSFLQHLEILRWHLVRSTVAILIGATLAFLNKHILFDIIIFGPKQPDFVTYRMFCEFTAWLTGVGLMCLTEMPFEILNTKMAGQFSTHIWVSLIAGFILAFPYVIWEVWRFIKPGLHDTEKKYSRGVLFFASFLFMLGVLFGYFLISPLSIQFLGTYTVSADVTNFIDLNSFISTVSTVTLASGLIFELPIIVYFLAKLGLLTPEWMRTYRKHAFVVILILSAIITPPDISSQVLVCLPIVGLYEISIKICARVVKNQKKALKTT; this is encoded by the coding sequence ATGGCCAAAGGAAATACTGGCGAAATGTCGTTTTTGCAGCACCTAGAAATCTTAAGGTGGCATTTAGTGCGCTCCACTGTAGCTATTTTAATTGGTGCTACCCTCGCGTTTTTAAACAAGCATATTTTATTTGATATAATAATATTTGGCCCGAAGCAGCCCGATTTTGTTACATATCGCATGTTTTGTGAGTTTACTGCTTGGCTTACTGGGGTAGGTCTGATGTGCCTTACCGAAATGCCATTTGAAATATTAAATACCAAAATGGCAGGGCAGTTTAGCACTCATATTTGGGTATCTCTAATTGCGGGGTTTATTCTTGCGTTTCCTTACGTAATATGGGAAGTGTGGCGATTTATTAAACCGGGTCTTCATGACACGGAAAAAAAATACTCAAGAGGAGTTTTGTTTTTTGCATCCTTCCTTTTTATGCTAGGAGTACTTTTCGGATACTTTCTTATTTCCCCATTATCCATCCAGTTTTTGGGAACATACACCGTAAGTGCAGATGTTACCAATTTCATTGATTTAAACTCCTTTATAAGCACTGTAAGCACGGTAACTTTAGCTTCAGGTCTTATTTTTGAGCTGCCAATTATTGTGTATTTCTTGGCTAAATTAGGTTTGCTCACCCCAGAGTGGATGCGTACTTACCGCAAGCACGCTTTTGTGGTAATATTGATTTTATCCGCCATCATCACTCCACCCGATATTTCAAGTCAAGTATTGGTATGTTTGCCAATAGTTGGGCTTTATGAAATCAGTATTAAGATTTGTGCCCGAGTGGTGAAGAATCAGAAAAAAGCCCTGAAAACAACTTAG
- the recQ gene encoding DNA helicase RecQ yields MKIATVHDELKKYFGFDQFKGNQEAVINNVIAGNDTFVIMPTGGGKSMCYQLPALMQSGTAIVVSPLIALMKNQVDSIRGFSEEHGVAHVLNSSLTKGQTEQVKEDIRNGITKLLYVAPESLTKEENIEFLQGCDISFYAIDEAHCISEWGHDFRPEYRNLKNIITAIGRKPVIALTATATPKVQGDIQKNLGMDDAQVFKASFNRPNLYYEVRPKTEHVDRDIIKFIKGHMGKSGIIYCLSRKKVEELAETLQVNGINALPYHAGLDAKSRVRHQDAFLMEEADVIVATIAFGMGIDKPDVRFVMHYDMPKSLESYYQETGRAGRDGGEGICIAFYAYKDIEKLEKFLHGKPVSEQEVGMQLLQEVVAFAETSMNRRKFILHYFGEEFDEENGPGAKNDDNSQHPKKQFEAKDDIKLVLETIAATNERFKALPIVNILIGNKTTMVKQHKSDQLDQFMKGADHDDKYWMSVIRQAVVTGLLKKDIEKYGVLNLTEAGKDFIKNPKSFMMSEDHNYESTEGDDDIITAGKAGGAAFDETLYGMLKDLTRKVAKEKEVPPYAVFQEPSLNEMAMNYPTTLDELKNISGVGEGKAKKFGKPFVALIQKYVEDNNIDKPDDFVVKSVVNKSGLKVYIIQSTDRKLPLEDIAASKGITMEDLVCEIENIVNSGTKVNIDYYIESLLDEEQIEEITEYFLESDSDDLKDAHEEFDGDYDEDELRLMRIKFMSDVAN; encoded by the coding sequence ATGAAGATAGCCACAGTCCACGATGAATTGAAAAAGTATTTTGGCTTTGATCAATTTAAGGGCAACCAGGAAGCAGTAATAAATAATGTAATTGCCGGAAATGACACTTTTGTGATTATGCCCACCGGGGGCGGAAAATCCATGTGCTACCAACTTCCGGCCCTGATGCAATCAGGAACCGCCATTGTAGTTTCTCCACTAATTGCTTTGATGAAAAATCAGGTTGATAGCATTCGTGGATTCTCCGAAGAACATGGTGTAGCACACGTGCTAAACTCATCCCTTACCAAAGGGCAAACTGAGCAAGTAAAGGAGGATATTCGAAACGGAATTACCAAATTGCTTTACGTAGCTCCGGAATCATTGACCAAAGAAGAGAACATTGAGTTTCTTCAAGGTTGTGATATTTCTTTCTATGCTATTGATGAAGCACACTGTATATCAGAATGGGGACATGATTTCCGTCCTGAATACAGGAATCTTAAAAATATTATTACCGCCATTGGCCGTAAGCCAGTGATAGCACTTACCGCAACTGCTACCCCCAAGGTACAAGGCGATATTCAAAAGAATTTAGGAATGGATGATGCGCAGGTTTTTAAAGCCTCGTTTAACCGTCCTAACCTTTATTATGAAGTACGTCCAAAAACTGAACATGTAGACCGTGACATCATTAAATTTATAAAAGGTCACATGGGTAAGAGCGGTATTATTTACTGTTTGAGCCGCAAGAAAGTGGAGGAGCTTGCAGAAACCCTTCAAGTTAATGGCATCAATGCACTCCCCTATCATGCAGGTCTGGATGCTAAGTCCAGAGTTCGTCATCAGGATGCTTTCCTTATGGAAGAGGCAGATGTGATTGTAGCTACCATTGCATTTGGAATGGGTATCGACAAACCAGATGTGCGTTTTGTAATGCACTATGATATGCCGAAAAGCCTTGAAAGCTATTATCAGGAAACAGGGCGTGCAGGACGTGATGGAGGCGAAGGTATTTGTATTGCCTTTTACGCTTATAAAGACATTGAAAAGCTTGAAAAATTCCTTCACGGAAAACCAGTTTCTGAGCAAGAAGTGGGAATGCAGCTGTTGCAGGAAGTAGTGGCTTTCGCAGAAACTTCAATGAATAGAAGAAAGTTTATCCTTCATTATTTTGGTGAAGAATTTGACGAAGAAAACGGTCCTGGTGCCAAGAATGATGACAACAGTCAGCATCCTAAAAAACAGTTTGAAGCCAAGGATGATATCAAATTGGTACTTGAAACTATAGCTGCCACCAATGAAAGATTTAAGGCATTACCCATAGTAAATATCCTTATTGGGAATAAAACCACCATGGTGAAGCAACATAAATCAGATCAGCTTGATCAGTTTATGAAAGGTGCAGATCATGATGATAAATACTGGATGAGCGTTATTCGCCAAGCGGTGGTAACAGGTCTGCTTAAAAAGGATATCGAAAAATATGGAGTTTTAAATCTCACCGAAGCTGGAAAGGATTTTATCAAAAATCCTAAAAGCTTTATGATGTCTGAAGATCATAACTATGAATCTACAGAAGGTGATGATGATATAATCACAGCTGGGAAAGCCGGTGGTGCTGCTTTTGACGAAACTCTTTATGGAATGCTTAAGGACCTTACACGTAAAGTGGCTAAGGAAAAAGAGGTACCGCCTTATGCAGTATTCCAGGAGCCTTCATTGAATGAGATGGCAATGAACTATCCTACCACCTTAGATGAACTTAAGAACATTAGCGGTGTAGGTGAAGGAAAAGCCAAAAAATTTGGAAAGCCGTTCGTAGCTCTTATTCAAAAGTATGTTGAAGATAATAACATTGACAAACCAGATGACTTTGTTGTAAAATCAGTTGTAAACAAGTCCGGGCTCAAGGTTTATATCATCCAGAGTACTGACAGAAAGTTACCCTTAGAAGACATTGCTGCTTCTAAAGGTATCACCATGGAAGATCTTGTTTGTGAAATTGAAAACATAGTAAACAGTGGCACCAAAGTAAATATCGACTATTACATTGAGAGCCTGCTGGATGAAGAGCAAATTGAGGAGATTACAGAATACTTCCTTGAGTCGGATAGTGATGATCTAAAAGATGCCCACGAAGAATTTGATGGAGATTATGACGAAGATGAGCTTCGCCTCATGCGCATTAAGTTTATGAGTGATGTAGCTAACTAA
- the lptB gene encoding LPS export ABC transporter ATP-binding protein: MKLRAENIIKRYGSRTVVKGVSFEVNRGEIVGLLGPNGAGKTTSFYMVVGLIKPNEGKVYLDNEDITKDPMYRRSQKGIGYLAQEASVFRKLSVEDNIMGVLQMTKLSKAEQKDKLEELLNEFSLQHIRKSRGDLLSGGERRRTEIARALAVDPMFILLDEPFAGVDPIAVEDIQQIVASLKNKNIGILITDHNVQETLAITDRTYLMFEGNILKSGSAEELAEDEQVRKVYLGQNFELRKKRVIDNGGRPE; this comes from the coding sequence ATGAAGTTAAGAGCCGAAAATATAATTAAGAGATACGGTAGTAGAACTGTTGTAAAGGGCGTTAGCTTTGAGGTGAATCGTGGTGAGATTGTAGGGCTTCTTGGTCCCAATGGAGCGGGGAAAACCACTTCTTTTTACATGGTGGTTGGGCTTATTAAGCCAAATGAAGGCAAGGTTTATTTGGATAATGAAGACATTACCAAGGACCCAATGTACAGGCGTTCCCAAAAGGGGATTGGTTATTTGGCTCAGGAAGCATCTGTTTTTAGAAAGCTAAGTGTAGAGGATAACATCATGGGCGTGCTTCAAATGACAAAGCTTTCAAAAGCTGAGCAAAAGGATAAGCTTGAAGAGTTGTTAAACGAATTTAGCTTACAGCATATTCGAAAATCCCGTGGCGATTTACTTTCGGGGGGTGAGCGTAGGAGAACAGAAATTGCCCGTGCTTTGGCTGTTGACCCCATGTTTATTCTTTTGGACGAACCCTTTGCTGGCGTTGACCCTATCGCGGTAGAAGATATTCAGCAGATTGTGGCTTCATTGAAAAATAAGAACATTGGAATCCTGATTACTGACCACAACGTGCAAGAGACTCTTGCGATTACTGATAGAACTTATCTTATGTTTGAAGGTAATATTCTAAAATCGGGTTCGGCTGAAGAGCTGGCTGAAGACGAGCAGGTGCGAAAGGTTTATCTAGGTCAAAACTTTGAACTTAGAAAGAAACGCGTGATAGATAATGGAGGAAGACCTGAATAG
- a CDS encoding lytic transglycosylase domain-containing protein, protein MNTYFRKAALIITLISGASFLTYYTYDGMTDDNFRMVFNEKYGIYALSLPEDITFAGEEIPFEDPEIYERFDREMLVNTYWQSQTMLFYKRSNRYFEIIEPILKKNGVPDDFKYLSLIESGLTNVVSPVGATGFWQIMEGTGKDFGLEINKEVDERYDVVKSTEVACKYLKEAKKELGTWTLAAASYNMGINGVKKQLERQEAKGYYGLTLNSETARYIFRILAAKEIMSNPEKYGFHFREKDLYQPIPTYVVKVDSSVSNFGKFSHKLGINYRILKYHNPWLRYDYLPNKSGKVYEIQIPKEGHFSLVDSEPMDPSIDLDSSSVPPISDTTGAVTDSL, encoded by the coding sequence ATGAACACCTATTTCCGCAAAGCAGCTTTAATCATCACACTTATAAGTGGAGCAAGTTTTCTTACTTACTACACCTATGATGGAATGACTGATGATAATTTCAGGATGGTTTTTAATGAAAAATACGGCATATATGCTTTAAGCCTACCTGAAGACATCACCTTTGCTGGAGAAGAAATCCCTTTTGAAGATCCCGAAATCTATGAGCGATTTGACAGAGAAATGCTGGTAAACACCTATTGGCAAAGTCAAACCATGCTTTTTTATAAGCGCTCTAATCGCTATTTCGAAATAATTGAACCCATCTTAAAAAAGAATGGTGTACCAGACGACTTTAAGTATTTATCCTTAATTGAAAGCGGACTCACCAATGTAGTCTCGCCAGTTGGTGCCACAGGGTTTTGGCAAATAATGGAGGGCACAGGAAAAGACTTTGGCCTGGAAATAAATAAGGAAGTAGATGAACGATATGATGTAGTAAAATCTACTGAAGTAGCTTGTAAATATTTAAAAGAAGCCAAAAAGGAATTAGGAACCTGGACACTGGCAGCTGCATCATATAACATGGGTATCAATGGTGTAAAAAAGCAATTGGAAAGACAAGAAGCTAAAGGATATTACGGCTTAACACTTAATAGTGAAACAGCCAGATATATATTTCGGATTCTTGCGGCTAAAGAAATAATGAGCAATCCTGAGAAATATGGTTTCCACTTCCGTGAGAAAGATCTTTACCAACCGATACCAACTTATGTGGTAAAGGTAGATAGCTCAGTAAGTAACTTTGGGAAGTTTTCCCACAAACTGGGTATTAACTATCGTATTTTGAAATATCATAATCCATGGTTGCGATACGACTATCTTCCTAACAAATCCGGAAAAGTGTACGAAATTCAAATTCCTAAAGAAGGGCATTTCTCCTTGGTAGATAGTGAGCCTATGGACCCAAGCATTGATCTTGACTCTTCCTCTGTCCCTCCTATTTCAGATACCACTGGAGCAGTAACAGACTCTTTGTAA
- the rfbC gene encoding dTDP-4-dehydrorhamnose 3,5-epimerase, giving the protein MLTFLFSTVDMYIRAMKIIETPIPGLLEIEPTIFGDDRGYFYESYNKDAFHKAGITVEFVQDNQSLSSKGVLRGLHFQNPPHAQGKLVRVIAGAVLDVALDIRVGSPTYGQHHKVELTGENKKMFWVPPGFAHGFLTLKDDTIFAYKCTALYNKESEGAVLWNDPQLNINWNIDSPLVSEKDQEAPAFDKLKSQFQFI; this is encoded by the coding sequence ATGTTAACATTCTTGTTTTCAACAGTGGATATGTACATTCGCGCTATGAAGATTATTGAAACCCCTATTCCAGGATTATTGGAAATTGAGCCCACCATTTTTGGTGATGATCGTGGCTATTTTTATGAATCATATAATAAAGATGCTTTCCATAAAGCAGGTATCACAGTAGAGTTTGTGCAAGACAATCAATCCCTTTCATCAAAAGGAGTTCTTCGCGGATTGCATTTCCAAAACCCACCTCATGCACAGGGCAAATTAGTCAGAGTAATAGCTGGAGCAGTGTTAGATGTAGCTCTTGACATTAGAGTTGGCTCTCCTACTTATGGCCAGCATCACAAAGTAGAACTTACGGGCGAAAACAAAAAGATGTTTTGGGTTCCTCCGGGTTTTGCTCATGGGTTCTTAACTTTAAAAGATGACACGATTTTTGCATACAAATGCACAGCGCTTTACAATAAAGAAAGCGAAGGTGCAGTATTGTGGAATGATCCTCAACTCAACATCAACTGGAACATTGACTCTCCATTGGTTTCAGAAAAAGATCAGGAAGCACCTGCATTTGACAAATTAAAATCTCAGTTTCAGTTTATATGA
- a CDS encoding L-threonylcarbamoyladenylate synthase — MAKISTNISEAQALLEKGELVAIPTETVYGLAANALNTEAVASIFEAKGRPHFDPLIVHLYGKSQLNELCQNIPDVFYRLYETFSPGPITYILKKKEIIPDLVTSGNDTVGIRFPNHPLTRELLFESGLPLAAPSANPFGYVSPTTAQHVENQLGKRIPYILDGGPCSVGIESTIIDLSTGTPKILRLGGLALEEIEEVTGKIEVSTHSSSNPQAPGMLSSHYSPGKKLMIGNIEELLKTHSGKSTAIISLSKTFEGIPIENQKVLSPSGDLKLAAANLFKVLRELDKENIDVILAELMPNIGLGPAINDRLKRAAH, encoded by the coding sequence ATGGCCAAAATCAGCACTAACATTAGTGAAGCACAAGCTCTTTTAGAAAAAGGAGAATTAGTTGCTATTCCAACAGAAACCGTATACGGCCTGGCTGCCAATGCGCTCAACACGGAAGCGGTTGCATCTATATTTGAGGCAAAAGGACGTCCCCATTTTGACCCGCTCATTGTTCATTTGTATGGTAAATCACAGCTAAATGAATTGTGTCAAAATATCCCCGATGTATTTTATCGTCTATATGAAACTTTCAGCCCTGGGCCTATTACTTATATTTTAAAGAAGAAGGAAATCATTCCCGATTTGGTGACCTCAGGAAATGACACCGTTGGAATTCGATTCCCAAATCATCCGCTTACGCGGGAATTACTTTTTGAGTCAGGACTACCTTTGGCCGCTCCCAGTGCAAATCCGTTTGGCTATGTAAGCCCTACTACAGCTCAGCATGTAGAAAATCAGTTGGGTAAAAGAATACCTTACATTTTAGATGGTGGTCCTTGTTCGGTTGGTATAGAATCCACTATTATTGATTTAAGCACTGGCACTCCAAAAATCCTTAGACTTGGAGGCCTAGCTTTGGAAGAAATTGAGGAAGTTACTGGAAAAATTGAGGTCAGTACTCACTCTAGCAGCAACCCGCAAGCACCAGGAATGCTCAGCTCTCACTATTCTCCCGGAAAAAAATTGATGATTGGAAATATAGAGGAATTGTTAAAAACTCATTCAGGGAAAAGCACAGCCATTATTTCTTTGAGTAAAACTTTCGAAGGTATTCCCATAGAGAATCAAAAAGTACTTTCTCCATCAGGAGATTTGAAACTGGCAGCCGCCAATCTCTTCAAAGTTCTTCGAGAATTAGATAAAGAAAATATTGATGTTATTCTAGCAGAATTAATGCCCAATATAGGATTGGGACCTGCTATCAACGATAGATTAAAAAGAGCAGCACATTAG
- a CDS encoding DUF3667 domain-containing protein → MSKKVVKTEICPNCHTSLQGENFCPNCGQKNDSRKLTFWHFITETLSHFLAFDGKFFTTLKTLVTKPGQVPLEFKEGQRTRHMNPLRIYFLSSLLFLFISQVQSDKSQERIKDIETNEQLSKTERDSAVTSELDAIPGIPLSLAIDSSSEDNILLKLEDMTEYSKDHSDVETATALNDLQMDNTFINRFLYHQADKLSHFELEEYNKYFRAKIFWVLFFFLPIIALILKLLYIRKNVYYTDHLFFAFYSQSAFFLLLSISGALGENSMFSLIASIVFLLYLFLSMKRFYQQGLGKTILKFCLLNLIAIPAFFAFFLVSLVVVFLIF, encoded by the coding sequence ATGAGTAAAAAAGTAGTAAAAACTGAGATCTGCCCAAATTGCCACACATCGCTTCAAGGGGAAAATTTTTGCCCCAATTGTGGGCAAAAAAATGACTCGCGAAAACTTACTTTTTGGCATTTTATCACCGAAACCTTAAGTCACTTTTTAGCATTTGACGGCAAGTTTTTTACCACCCTTAAAACGTTAGTCACTAAACCTGGCCAAGTTCCATTGGAGTTTAAGGAAGGCCAGCGTACAAGGCATATGAATCCCTTGCGGATTTATTTCTTGTCCTCATTACTATTCCTTTTCATCAGTCAGGTTCAAAGCGACAAATCACAAGAAAGAATTAAGGACATTGAAACGAATGAACAATTATCAAAAACAGAACGTGATTCTGCAGTTACTAGTGAATTAGATGCTATCCCCGGCATTCCTTTAAGCCTAGCCATTGACAGCTCTTCCGAAGACAATATTTTATTAAAACTGGAGGATATGACAGAGTACAGCAAAGACCACTCTGACGTTGAAACTGCCACTGCTTTAAATGATTTACAAATGGACAACACGTTTATAAATCGTTTCCTTTATCATCAAGCTGACAAGCTATCCCATTTTGAACTAGAAGAATACAACAAGTACTTCAGGGCCAAAATATTCTGGGTTTTATTCTTCTTCCTTCCAATAATTGCATTGATTTTGAAGCTGCTCTACATAAGAAAAAACGTTTACTACACGGACCATCTCTTCTTTGCCTTTTATAGTCAATCCGCTTTTTTTCTGCTTTTAAGCATCAGTGGCGCTTTAGGCGAAAACAGTATGTTTTCACTTATTGCGTCAATAGTCTTTTTGCTTTACCTATTCCTTTCAATGAAACGCTTTTACCAGCAAGGGCTAGGCAAAACGATCCTGAAGTTTTGCTTATTAAACCTTATAGCAATACCTGCATTTTTTGCTTTCTTTTTAGTCTCACTAGTGGTCGTGTTTTTAATATTCTAA
- a CDS encoding type IX secretion system plug protein yields the protein MRNLAHLPLLAILFVSFNTLSAQYVIDEYYQQGELKYEDHIYKAGIRTPRFHPITNEMGMPIIKFGGSEQLVLTFDDLYADYMNLSYTFVHCNADWTPSGLMPQEYLGNRQDAYIQNYEYSLNTFFSYTNYALTIPNEQMSFKKSGNYVLIVYANDDRKDLVLTRRFMIYEDKVQAGGIVKRATMVEYMNQRQEIDFFVSHGTYPIPNPFEDLKVHLMQNQRWDNAITNLKPQFIQNQKFLYNYDRENTFDGNSEYRFFDLKNLRSLSQNVSRVQQDSVFTAFLTTDKPRTIERYAVWPDINGQFVVRRLDATSSTTEADYVYVDFMLEAPAPFESGDVYVFGKLSDWKLLREFKMKYDYTRNAYKARIPLKQGYYNFMYATLDKSQSKADLSEVEGTHWETENTYQILVYHREVGQRYDRLVGFAELTSEDLY from the coding sequence TTGAGAAATCTAGCCCACCTCCCACTGCTTGCAATCCTTTTTGTATCCTTTAATACACTTAGTGCCCAGTATGTTATTGACGAGTATTATCAGCAAGGTGAACTGAAATATGAAGACCATATTTATAAAGCTGGAATTCGCACACCCCGATTTCACCCAATTACAAACGAGATGGGCATGCCTATTATAAAATTTGGAGGTAGTGAACAGCTAGTTCTCACCTTTGATGATTTATATGCGGACTACATGAATCTCAGTTATACATTTGTACACTGTAATGCCGATTGGACGCCTTCAGGACTTATGCCACAGGAGTATTTAGGCAACCGTCAAGATGCATATATTCAAAATTATGAGTACTCGCTAAATACCTTTTTTAGCTATACAAATTATGCTCTTACCATTCCCAATGAGCAGATGAGCTTCAAAAAATCGGGTAACTACGTGCTGATTGTTTATGCTAATGATGACCGAAAAGATCTAGTGCTCACACGCAGATTTATGATTTATGAAGACAAAGTGCAAGCGGGCGGAATTGTAAAGCGAGCTACTATGGTAGAGTATATGAATCAGCGTCAGGAGATTGACTTTTTTGTAAGCCATGGCACCTACCCTATTCCAAATCCTTTTGAAGACCTTAAGGTACATTTGATGCAAAACCAACGTTGGGACAATGCTATCACTAATCTAAAACCTCAGTTTATTCAAAATCAAAAGTTTCTTTACAACTACGATAGAGAAAACACTTTTGATGGAAACAGCGAATACCGCTTTTTTGATTTGAAAAATCTTCGATCGCTTTCGCAAAACGTAAGCAGAGTTCAGCAAGACAGCGTTTTTACCGCCTTCTTAACTACCGATAAACCACGAACAATAGAGCGCTATGCAGTATGGCCAGACATTAATGGGCAATTTGTTGTGAGACGGCTGGACGCAACCTCTTCAACCACCGAAGCGGACTATGTGTATGTAGATTTTATGCTCGAAGCCCCTGCTCCATTTGAAAGTGGGGATGTTTACGTTTTTGGAAAACTAAGTGACTGGAAGTTACTTCGAGAGTTCAAAATGAAATACGACTATACCCGAAATGCTTACAAAGCAAGAATACCACTTAAACAAGGGTACTACAACTTCATGTATGCTACATTAGATAAATCTCAAAGCAAGGCTGACTTGTCAGAAGTAGAAGGAACTCATTGGGAAACTGAAAACACTTATCAAATACTCGTGTATCATCGGGAAGTTGGGCAGCGATATGACCGATTAGTTGGCTTTGCAGAACTCACCTCTGAAGATCTTTACTAA